Proteins encoded within one genomic window of Anopheles gambiae chromosome 3, idAnoGambNW_F1_1, whole genome shotgun sequence:
- the LOC133393390 gene encoding uncharacterized protein LOC133393390 isoform X2, translated as MVQQECYPNEVNLLNGDKKQQTLPTKTILHSLTPMADEYGVIRVDGRTANAEYTAFDTRFPIILPKQHRVTCLLIEDYHHRLGHGNRETVVNEVRQRFHIPNLRALVDRVAKDCQRCKIAKSKPYTPRMSPLPVERLTAWVHPFSYVGVDFLGPVDVTNGRRNEKRYVAVFTCLVTRAVHLEMVYSLSTDACIMAIRRFVARRGTPIEIFSDNGTNFVGASNILKQEISSTIYKCADTFTNSCTSWSFNPPSAPHIGGVWERMVRSVKAAMRTLNDGQRLNDEILLSVLADSENLINSRPLTYTSLSSDVESITPNHFLLGSSAGAQTHMRFCPSITQALRHSYKRSQQLSYHLWDRWVKEYFPSLNKRPKWHDDQVQLKEGDLVFVIEGDRKEWTRAVVEEVHAGRDGRVRQAIVRTATGKQLKRPTVKLAVLDVEIKESEKERDIAQLK; from the coding sequence ATGGTCCAGCAAGAATGCTACCCAAATGAAGTAAACCTTCTGAATGGAGATAAAAAGCAGCAAACCCTACCAACTAAAACCATCCTTCACTCATTAACGCCCATGGCAGACGAATATGGTGTGATACGCGTCGATGGTCGTACAGCAAACGCAGAATATACTGCATTCGACACGCGTTTTCCTATCATCTTACCAAAGCAACACCGCGTAACCTGCTTGTTGATAGAAGATTACCACCATAGACTGGGACATGGAAACCGAGAAACGGTTGTAAACGAGGTCCGTCAGCGTTTTCATATACCAAATTTGCGGGCACTAGTTGATAGAGTAGCAAAAGACTGCCAACGCtgcaaaatagcaaaaagtaAGCCATACACTCCTAGAATGTCTCCCCTACCCGTGGAACGACTCACCGCATGGGTACATCCTTTTAGCTACGTCGGGGTCGACTTTCTAGGACCGGTCGACGTCACGAACGGTAGGCGTAACGAAAAGCGATATGTGGCAGTGTTTACCTGCCTCGTTACACGAGCCGTGCACCTTGAGATGGTGTACAGCCTCTCAACCGACGCCTGCATCATGGCCATACGGCGATTTGTTGCACGTCGAGGTACACCTATAGAGATTTTCTCTGATAATGGCACCAATTTTGTGGGAGCGAGCAACATCCTAAAACAAGAGATATCGTCAACAATTTATAAATGTGCCGATACATTTACCAATTCCTGCACAAGTTGGTCCTTCAATCCGCCATCTGCACCACACATAGGAGGTGTCTGGGAGCGCATGGTGCGAAGCGTGAAAGCAGCTATGCGCACTCTAAACGATGGTCAACGGTTGAATGATGAGATATTGTTGAGCGTGTTAGCTGACTCGGAGAATTTGATCAATTCCAGGCCGTTGACATATACGTCGCTTTCGTCAGATGTAGAATCCATCACACCAAACCACTTTCTACTCGGAAGTTCAGCAGGCGCTCAGACACATATGCGCTTCTGTCCGAGTATAACACAAGCACTTAGACACAGCTACAAGAGGTCACAGCAGTTGTCCTACCACTTATGGGATCGTTGGGTAAAAGAATACTTCCCATCGCTAAACAAACGGCCAAAGTGGCACGACGACCAGGTTCAACTAAAGGAAGGCGATTTGGTGTTTGTAATTGAGGGAGATCGAAAAGAATGGACTAGGGCAGTAGTCGAAGAAGTCCATGCAGGACGAGACGGGCGGGTAAGACAAGCGATTGTTCGTACAGCAACCGGAAAACAACTGAAGCGACCCACGGTAAAGTTAGCTGTATTAGATGTGGAAATTAAGGAATCCGAAAAGGAGAGAGATATTGCACAGCTAAAGTAG
- the LOC133393390 gene encoding uncharacterized protein LOC133393390 isoform X1: MAEAVLKCKFAALELQHETQRNNLEEVDGGSEYSAGIIQGLVLSGQDENEQESILRAKTAEWVQAQSKIFLPQACSSVEPVQQEVTRDKEVAALDWKPSDHIAARQVWPKKLPTFSGKPREWPKFYNCYVESTKACGLSPTENMARLEECLSGPARDAVEGWLDSPTSVEMVMKTLQRLYGRPSLVVKDLLEKVQRTPAPRPEHLDELITFGLTVLHLCNHLANADLVHYLSNPELLEEMVEKLPVTRKLEWVRFSESYHLPTLKEFGVFMDKLVEEACVVTRYTPPKPHTHRTVHRSNVHSLSHEPPTPVVESNTTPCRMCKNTSHKLRQCEAFRHMSPPDRLVAVNQMKLCRNCLANHGTNPCKSRYSCGVPGCGQRHHSLLHQPREGATAQPAQLQTHHHVAKTTLFRVVPVTIHNGDKQIDTHAFLDEGSSLTLVEASLAASLGIEGESEPLELNWTANVKQREDSSQRISMEISARGGERRYLIAAAHTVKQLSLPKQQVDFNSLISDYYYLQGLPDEQRVDGFPRILIGLENVDLMAPLETRSGQPGQPIAVKSVLGWAVYGPHATNNARSQPAASYVHSVQQQQIDDSDTTTRATNTARSQPTVSFVHSVQQQQIDDSDTTLNEMLRQYFTLEEAAVTNYSEFLPEKREIVRARQLLESTTERRNDHFETGLLWKSDDVILPDSIAMATKRLYALERKLDKNEELKQIVHEQMRMYIERGYAHQATEEELATANPNRIWYLPLNVVGHPHKPDKKRLVWDAAAKVQGVSLNSVLLKGPDLLAMLPEVLCNFRQRKIAFGGDIEKMFHQLRIRPEETHSQRFLFRFDKNRNPDIYLMDVATFGATCSPCSAQYVMHRNADEHASNYPNAASAIKRSTYMDDYFDSCDTREEAIERITQVRYIHSQAGFNMRNWVCNDSSVLKATEENNVNVKPVVINLSDTGSNTRVLGMVWDPIADVFRFSSSWHKELVPYVMEGKRPTKRTALRVIMSLFDPLELLAPILIHGRMIMQDLWRVGIDWDAEMSEPEFLKWQKWVGLLPAVERLEIPRCYLGDMCSKLSTLQLHVFTDASEIGYGCVAYLRAEEQGRIHCSLIMARSKVAPVKYQSVPRMELQAALLGARLMRTIVDSHTLPINEKYIHTDSEVVLAWVRSPSRDFKQFVACRIGEILSLTEPSMWRHVPTKDNSADCLTKWGKETQLESNSRWFNGPAFLYLPPSKWPMQKKVEETLEERRTAHLLTHHQIGEQPFIKVERISKWKVLLRTVAMFFDL, translated from the coding sequence atggcGGAAGCAGTATTGAAGTGCAAGTTTGCCGCCTTGGAACTGCAGCACGAGACGCAAAGGAATAACCTCGAAGAGGTCGACGGCGGTTCCGAATACTCTGCGGGCATCATTCAGGGGTTAGTGTTGAGTGGTCAAGACGAAAACGAACAAGAATCCATCTTGAGAGCAAAAACGGCGGAGTGGGTACAGGCCCAATCGAAGATTTTTTTACCGCAAGCGTGTTCCAGCGTTGAACCTGTGCAACAAGAAGTTACACGCGATAAGGAAGTAGCTGCTTTGGATTGGAAACCCTCCGACCACATCGCAGCTAGGCAGGTATGGCCGAAAAAACTCCCTACCTTTTCAGGTAAGCCACGAGAGTGGCCAAAGTTCTACAACTGCTACGTCGAATCGACAAAAGCTTGTGGACTTTCTCCAACGGAAAACATGGCCAGGCTGGAAGAATGCCTTAGTGGACCCGCACGTGATGCCGTCGAAGGATGGCTCGATAGTCCGACGTCAGTAGAGATGGTCATGAAGACACTTCAGAGACTGTACGGACGGCCTTCACTTGTGGTGAAGGATTTACTCGAGAAGGTACAGCGAACCCCAGCACCGAGGCCGGAACATCTAGATGAGCTAATCACGTTCGGCCTAACAGTGTTACATCTGTGCAACCATCTAGCCAACGCGGATCTGGTACACTACCTTTCAAATCCTGAGCTACTTGAGGAGATGGTAGAGAAGCTGCCCGTAACAAGGAAGTTAGAGTGGGTACGATTTAGTGAAAGTTACCATCTACCAACCCTGAAGGAATTTGGAGTCTTCATGGACAAACTGGTAGAGGAAGCCTGTGTTGTAACCAGATACACTCCACCCAAACCTCACACACATCGAACGGTACACCGCTCAAATGTACATAGCCTATCCCACGAGCCACCAACACCTGTCGTTGAGTCAAACACAACACCTTGCCGGATGTGTAAAAACACTAGCCATAAGTTGAGGCAATGTGAAGCATTTAGGCACATGTCTCCACCGGATCGCTTGGTAGCGGTTAACCAAATGAAGCTTTGTCGAAACTGCCTTGCTAACCACGGAACGAATCCCTGCAAATCGAGATACTCCTGCGGCGTTCCGGGATGCGGTCAACGACACCATAGCTTGCTGCACCAGCCGAGGGAAGGGGCAACCGCCCAGCCAGCACAGTTGCAGACACACCACCACGTGGCGAAAACAACACTGTTCCGTGTAGTACCTGTTACCATCCACAATGGAGATAAGCAAATCGATACCCACGCTTTCTTAGACGAGGGGTCATCGTTGACACTAGTGGAAGCATCTTTAGCAGCAAGTCTTGGCATTGAAGGAGAATCGGAGCCATTGGAGTTAAACTGGACCGCCAACGTGAAGCAGAGGGAAGATTCATCGCAGCGCATCAGCATGGAGATCTCGGCACGTGGGGGAGAGCGGCGCTATTTAATAGCGGCCGCTCATACAGTGAAACAGCTAAGTCTCCCAAAACAACAGgttgattttaattcactGATAAGTGACTATTACTACTTGCAGGGTCTACCAGATGAACAACGAGTGGATGGATTTCCGAGAATCCTGATAGGCCTGGAAAACGTCGACCTGATGGCACCACTGGAAACCCGATCCGGCCAGCCAGGGCAACCGATCGCCGTAAAATCCGTGCTAGGATGGGCGGTCTACGGCCCTCATGCGACTAACAACGCGAGAAGCCAACCGGCGGCCAGCTACGTACACAgtgttcagcagcagcaaatcgacGATAGCGACACAACAACTCGTGCGACTAACACCGCGAGAAGCCAACCGACGGTTAGCTTCGTACACAgcgttcagcagcagcaaatcgacGATAGCGACACAACGTTAAACGAAATGCTCCGTCAATACTTCACACTAGAAGAAGCGGCCGTAACCAACTACAGCGAATTTCTGCCAGAAAAGCGAGAAATAGTGCGAGCCAGACAACTACTTGAAAGTACCACCGAGCGGCGGAACGATCATTTCGAAACTGGTCTGCTATGGAAATCTGATGACGTAATTCTTCCTGATAGCATAGCAATGGCCACGAAGAGGCTATACGCTCTAGAGCGAAAACTGGACAAGAATGAAGAGCTGAAGCAGATCGTACACGAGCAAATGCGTATGTATATAGAAAGAGGCTACGCACACCAAGCGACAGAAGAAGAATTGGCTACCGCAAATCCCAACCGCATCTGGTACCTACCATTAAACGTTGTTGGGCACCCACATAAACCTGATAAAAAACGCCTCGTTTGGGACGCAGCAGCGAAAGTCCAAGGGGTATCCCTTAACTCAGTCCTTCTGAAGGGTCCAGATCTGCTAGCTATGCTCCCCGAAGTGTTGTGTAATTTTAGACAGAGAAAGATTGCCTTCGGAGGAGACATAGAAAAGATGTTCCATCAACTACGAATCCGACCGGAAGAAACTCACAGCCAACGGTTCTTGTTTCGGtttgataaaaataggaaTCCGGATATCTATTTGATGGATGTTGCAACATTTGGTGCAACGTGTTCCCCATGTTCTGCACAATATGTCATGCATCGCAATGCTGACGAACATGCCTCAAACTACCCAAACGCTGCAAGTGCCATCAAACGTTCCACCTACATGGACGACTATTTTGACAGCTGCGATACAAGGGAGGAAGCGATAGAACGCATAACGCAAGTCAGGTATATCCACTCCCAAGCAGGGTTTAACATGAGGAATTGGGTATGCAACGATTCTTCTGTGCTTAAGGCTACAGAAGAAAacaatgtaaatgtaaaaccCGTCGTCATAAACCTAAGCGACACCGGCAGTAACACCAGAGTGCTGGGAATGGTTTGGGACCCTATTGCCGACGTATTTCGATTCTCCTCTTCATGGCATAAAGAATTAGTACCCTACGTAATGGAAGGAAAACGACCTACAAAAAGAACTGCCCTTAGAGTCATTATGAGCCTTTTCGACCCTCTGGAACTGCTAGCCCCAATCCTCATTCACGGTCGCATGATAATGCAAGATTTGTGGCGAGTCGGTATAGACTGGGATGCAGAAATGAGTGAGCCAGAGTTTCTCAAGTGGCAGAAATGGGTGGGTCTACTACCGGCAGTTGAACGACTGGAAATACCCAGATGTTACCTTGGCGATATGTGTTCGAAGTTGAGTACATTACAGCTACATGTTTTCACAGACGCAAGTGAAATTGGGTATGGATGCGTCGCGTACTTGCGGGCCGAAGAACAAGGCCGCATACATTGTTCCCTAATCATGGCACGTAGCAAAGTAGCTCCCGTAAAATATCAATCTGTACCCAGAATGGAACTACAAGCAGCACTTTTGGGAGCGAGGTTAATGCGAACTATTGTGGACAGCCATACGCTTCCGATCAACGAGAAGTATATCCACACAGACTCAGAGGTAGTACTGGCATGGGTTAGATCTCCCTCTAGAgatttcaaacaatttgtCGCTTGTAGGATCGGCGAGATTCTTTCGCTAACTGAGCCGTCAATGTGGCGACATGTTCCTACGAAAGACAATTCGGCCGATTGTTTAACGAAATGGGGAAAAGAAACTCAGCTAGAGTCAAATAGCCGCTGGTTCAATGGACCAGCATTCCTCTACCTTCCACCATCGAAATGGccaatgcaaaaaaaggtaGAAGAGACCCTAGAAGAGCGAAGAACTGCCCACCTATTAACGCATCATCAAATTGGCGAACAACCCTTCATAAAGGTAGAACGTATTTCTAAGTGGAAAGTACTACTACGAACTGTGGCAATGTTTTTCGATTTGTAG